The DNA region TTGCATTCCATCTTGATTCTTGCGTGTCGTGGAAGAACCATCTCAAGAAATGAACACTCTGCCATGAGTTATGACCAAGCATTTACAATACAGACAATATCTACTTTTCAAAGAGCCATTTTATCATTCAATTCATGTCATAGTTGCAAGAGAAAAACTTTAgcttaaaaaaaaccccaatttgcagtgctttaaaaaaaagaaaatcaaacccaAGTGCCAAGATAACACATTTCTTTGCATTTCTCAACTACATGTCTTTACAGCTGGTTCACAGGGTGGATGAGTGGGACCTCTGCACAGTCCCTACAACTTTTATTAACATAGTGCCATCAAAGTAAGCTCCCCACACAATTCACAGGCCTCCGGAATCACTCATTcacagatgttttaaaaatggcGAAACAATGTATTCCTCCCAGATAAAGTTGTGTTGGATCCTGAGTTGTGGCTGGGATGAATCTTCAggatttcattcttctctcttctcctccattCTTGATGAAGGGGAATTTGGTTATATGCACCCACATTTAATGACTGTTGCTCACTTTCTTCAAATTCATGACCAATGACATTTCTatgtatgaattatttttattttagactatGATGTTCAAAAGCCTGCTTTTGAATAACTTCCCCCAATAAATGGTGCTATTTATCTTCAACATAAACACGAGccattattttcagtttcttctgaCACTGAAATAAGTGATAGAAAGTTGCCAGCTCTAACAGTAAACTTTTAGGAATTTTTGAGCTACATATATGAATCCCTGATCTgtggttttctatattttttcataaattccCAAAATAAAGGTATGTGTGCTTCACAACTAGTTATATTTACAAATAGTGTCACTCAGGTCTTAATTAAATCAATCTATTAAAGCATTAGCAGATGCTTTATGGTATGCGTCATGAATACAAATGACAGTCAATTTGGCACCTTACAGCTCACACAGAAGAGTTTCTGTATAAAAGCTATGTGATTAATTTGATAAGGGAATACAAGTACCACTCAATATCTCCCTGTTTACACAAAAAAGCTCTAAGCAGATTGGGTAAAAGAAGAACCATCCATACTCTTCTTACCCAAAAGATGTCTTACCATTACTGGGCAAATATTCCACGGAGTCCCTACTATCGATGTTTGATGATCTCATGTTAAGGACATTGTAGGAATGGAGAGTTGCATGGATAACCCCATCGGTGTACGGCTTTGCAGCAGAGTTCTGCAAAGCTGAGTATGCAGAGCCTGAAGCTCTGGGAATGCTGTGCACAGCTAACTAAATGTTGAAACCACACTGACAACCCCTAGCCCAGGAGGAATTGCCTCTTCTGCTCCCCCCTGCTCAGTGGCCCTCTGCTCCGACTCCATGCTATGAAAGCACCGCACCCTTCCCTTGAACTCTACACATCATCCACCCACATCGAAAGCCTGAGCTCATCTCCCATTGGTGGCAAAGACCTCCATATGAGCCGCAGTCACAGAAGAGGGCAAAGAACTCGATTCGGATGAAGTCTAAGATGCAGGTTGACAAGACTGTGAAGGATGATGGAAAAGGTGACTGTGCTAGCCTGAAATCTTGCTGTACTTCTAGCTAACCGGTGCGAGGGGCCACCCTTCTTTTCACTGTCAAGCACAAAATATTAGCACAGGGCAGAGGTAAGAATGTCTCTGGCAAGGACTAGCAGTCTGGATACTGTATTTCTAATACATTTACTCTGACATTCTTTTGAGGAATACATGGAGAACTGACAATTGGTTATGTTAGTTTACATGTTCCCTTGTTCTTATTACATTAAACGTATCTATAAGAAGGGTTTGCTTAGCatccccaggaaaaaaaaaaagtgttcacatTCTTTAGGTCTGACCCGTGGTAAAGAGAGGGAGGATTAGAGAACATCTACTACTGACCATATGGAAGTTTTGGATGATATAAATCCAGAGATTCAGACCAGCTGaatcaaattaaaatgtacaTGTAAAAAATGTGTTAGATaatgggaggcaggagagagagagagccaggtgAGTGGGGAGTCACGTTGAGGCAGGACACAGGGGCATTCAGACTAGCATGTGGCGTTTCCTATGAAGGGCAAGATGGTCAGAACGGGAGAAGCTGCGGTCACAGTCCGGGCACTGGAAAGGTTTGATTCCAGTGTGTTTTCGGAAATGTCTTGTGAGTTCATCAGACCGAGCAAACTTCCACGTGCATCCTTCCCATGTACATTTGTATGGTTTTTCTCCtgcaaaaggcaaaagaaaagagcTAAATTTTTTGGTAAAGGCAGTAAAGATCTTTGAGTTCATGCTTGACGAATAGTATTTCCAAGATATGTTCACACATTTGTTCTTCAATAACACAGTGCATTATAAACTACTGCAGgtgaagcaagaaaaaaaaaggaactatcTTATGTTTCATTTTCACTGACGAAAAAACGGGAGGAGAATTTTGAGTTCTTAAAACAGAGTCACTGAAATCCATTCGGAGGGACCAGCACATAGTGAATCAACACATGGTGATGTATTTGCACATCTCCAAATCTGAAACCTGCTTGGGAGCTTAGTTATATGCAGTGTTATTCACTTAATGAAAACTTCAAATGGAAAGTTAGTGGGATTTTCTTATTCTTCTCGatagttttctaaaaatatgaagTCTCTAACAATTGAAGTATCTGTTAGGGATTAACATCGTATTATCTTGTTTAGTCAATAACAATTATGCATAAGTATAATGCTTTAAATCAGGGATACTAAAATATACGAATTCCTCCCCATCTGTCCTGAGCCAGGTTTTTACAACCCCCTCTTGTAGGATAAGGatagtttacagatgagaaacagaaGCTCCTTGTGAGAAAATAATAGGGAGAACCAGGATGCAGGGAGACCTTCACAAATAAAGAGGCTGTTCTGGCAATCTTACACTTTAAATCAGTAAAAAGTGTCATGAGTATGACAAATTAACTCCCGCTTAACACCCCTTGTTCTCTAGAAGCCTTGAGGGATTACTACTCCTCGGGCATTTCAATGAgatatttaggatttttattaTCTGCTTCCTGGTACAGAATATACTCACAAAGAAGCATTTTTTCCTACATCGAAACTGTCACCCGAATATtcaatgtctttttaatttttggctgCAATTTGGTAACATCTACCTCTTGGGCCCCACTCATGCCCCAATGATGCCCTCAGTAATCATCGATTGGCCTCACTGATTGGGCGTTCCTCTAGACACAAGGCTATCAACCTCAGCTCTCTCTGGCTGTTagctttctctgcctcctcccaggaTTCACTTAAAAACTTCACTTCCATTTTGccacttttcttcccttttctcttccaaaCCCCAGATTCTTCCTTGTTAAGTTTTCTTAGTAGAAGTGATTTGCAAGAGCTCAGAAGAGCAACCTACACTGTTAAGGAAAATGCGCACAGATGTAAACCGCTGTCAAACTAGAATTTCACCTCGAAGAGTCTGGGGTGAGATGAGCCTTACTGTGTATACATCACTACCATGAACAGACAATCAGGCTGTTCAAAcagttcattttaaatttttttaagagacaaggcctctctgttgcccaagctggacgtgaactcctgggctcaaacaatcctcctgcctcaacctccaagtagctgggaccacaggtgcacgctgctgcacctggctgttaaaacatttttgtattatttccttAAGATGTTTGACTACCAAAACGTTCGGCACTGAGaccaatttcatatttttctcgGCTATAATAATAACTTTATAATGATCTGGCTGCTCATGCTCTATATTTAGTATTAAGGTGAGATGGAAGAAATCCTAGAACCAATATGATAGGCAATGGCGGAAGAATTCCTCAATTTTAGATGATACATATTATCCAAATgtcttcacttttctttccttcaaggaCAGTCTTCTATCTGAATTGTGTTAAACtgttgcattattattattattagtttcaCTCTgccgtcaggctggagtgcagtggcacaatctcaggtcactgcaagcttcacatcctgggttcaagcaattctgcctcagcctcccaagtagctgggactaaaggtacccaccaccatgcccagctaatttttatatttttagtagagacaggctttcaacatgttggctaggatggtctcgatctcttgacctcatgatctgcccgcctcagcctcccaaagtgctaggattataggtgtgagccactgtacctggccccgtTGCATTAACTTGTGCTGCACAAAGACTGTTCTTCACTCTCAAAAATCTCCAATGTATACATGTGAAATAGCTCATATGAAGGCCACATGGTCGTCTGTTAAAGCACTTCCcaactctttctccctcctttgctAGAGAGTACAGAACTGCAAGTGATTGTGAGTAGCCTTATTACAGGGATTACTTTGAATCTATTCTAACTTATTACAAAGGGAAATCATTAGCAACTTCTTCATTCTGCACCACCCATCTGGAGACGACACATCTGGAGACAACCATGATAACTTTCAAGATGCCTGAAAAAACTTTCATCGGAACAACCTTTGTATTCTATTCTAATACATCTTAAGAAGAAAGATAAAGTGACTCTGGTGTTTCTAATACCTGTGTGTGTTCTTCTGTGTGCTTTCAAGTGGGAGCTTTTAGTGTACACTTTGTTGCATCCATCATAATCACATCTGTGTATCCTCCGCTTCCTTTGAGTATCCGGGGATTCCACAGGTAAAGGTCTCTTCCCAGGCTGCACGATGACCGAAGGGTGATTCCTGTGAAAGCCAAGGTTAAAGGCAAAATATTGAGAGTGTGctctttctttttcatcagtCTACTAAAAGCATTAACAACACTgggcagaaacaaacaaaaaatcccaacaaaataaacaagaaattagCTGATCAACCCAAGAAGCACTGCTATATTCATTCGACAAACATTGAGTGGGCACCTaccatgagccaggcactgtgcttggcaccgggacacaaagatgaataaaaacaggGTTCCTGACCTCGAGTAGCTCACACTCTAGGGGGAGACAGACATGGAGATAAGTAATGACAGTCAGAAGGGTTAGGTGCTACTCTAGAGGCAGTCACCGAGTGCTGGGGAGGCTCCTTCCCTCAGTCAACATTTGCCTATTTATAGAATCTTGTGGTTCCAGGCAATGCTGAACACTGTATTTTTCCACAGGCTGCTCTGATTTTCATTATTGTTCACtagggaaaaatggaaaagatcaAACTCCTAAGTCTCAGGAAACCACATGGTAGAGTATATCTACGTTTTTATCCTTTATGTAATTGGCATTTAATTGGGAGTCCCTTAGAGACTGCCAATTCACATGCAATTTTCAAATGCCGGctcttccaaaggaaaaaaaaagttggtattGCTGTCTTCACAAACTCAAACCTCCACTGTCACTGTGATTCCTATGAGGGTGAACTTCAATGCAGTGTGGTCACCCATGATGCTGGCTCACGTGGTGCCAGCTCCCTCATGGGACTGCCGTTCTCCCTGCCTGATTTCTCTCTCACTCCTGAGTTTGCACCTTCCCTGAGTGGATTCAAAACCAAACCCTGTTAAAAATCTTACAATCTaagctttctctttttccacAAGAAGATGGTGGAGAAAAAAGGGAGCTGGAGGAACTGAGAAAAGTCTGGCAGGTTTTCTCAGGCTTCCCCCGCTGATTAATGTAagtaattaaaatgttctaaTCTGCTCATTCACTTTCCTAGTGACTAATTACTTGATACATCACAAGTGTATGTCACTGGCCTCTGTCATGAAagacttctttctctttcatgttgAATCTATAGCTCCTAAAATGTTCCAGATAATGCAGAAATATTTTGCATAAGTGtgtttggggagaaaaaaacatgggtaaaaaggaaaaaagaatatgagCGTAAACACGCTTAACTggtgagcttaaaaaaaaaggataaaaagaatttACCCATAAAAATCAAAAGGGAGTCTCAATATAAAACTTGTCTTGGGAAATATTTGAATACACATCCCTTGTCAGTAAGTTTTTCAAGTATGCTAAGAAGTgactacaaaagaataaaaggtgTTTTTCTTATGTGATCTTACTTCTCATGCTTTATTATGAGCAAAGGAAACTGTCAATTTTGACTCTCACCTTCCTACTCTAGTATCTGGAAAGGGGGTAGTGATGGATAAAATAGGCCAAGTTTAGATACCAGGAAAAGTGAACATGAAATAGTGAAGAGGGGGAGAAGAACAAGGACTTcaattatatgtgtatgtgcaaaCAAAATAGCAGAGCACAGCAAAGTGAGAGGTTTACAGACACAGTTTTTATAAGGctgaattattctttaaaatccttcaataaaaataaaatagttcagtttatttttaactttcagcTTTAATGCCATCTAATGAAAATGTTTCATCTCCATTAAAAGAACTTCAGGAAATAAAATGCAAGGGGAAATTTCATGATTAACCATAAAACTTGCATGTCTTTGGGATACTGGGAGACTCTCAGATAACTTTAGAAATCTCTCCCAGTTATTAGATTTCATGGGTTGGGAATCTAATCATTTCTGTGCGGTAATTCTGACTGCCCTTTCCAgttgtttattttacatataaaggtGTATCCAAAGGCTGTGAGCTCCAATTACAAATCCCAGCCCTGTCACTGACAGTCTGTGATCCGGGGCCAAGGTCTCACCCTCTCTGTGTCATGGTTTCCTTTCTGTGAACTGGGAATGATGATAATGTTATCTCAGAAGATTCTATCTCAGAACAATGTCTGTTCCCAAGATAAAGCTACTCAATGGTAGTCATGAATACTGAGGTTCAAAATATTGTATTTGTAACTTTGTACCCTATGGTTGTTTGAGGATGTCCCCAAACCAGGACACCTCTGCTGGAGCTGTGTCCCTCAAACATTCTGAGCACAGTTAGCTGTCACATCTCTTCAGAGACTGGTGTTGGTTCCGGCCAAGGCTGGATTAAGAGTGTTGGGATCTCACACTTTTTGGTCTCCACTCCCATTTTCAAAGAGTAATGGTTTGGGATTATTACAACCAAAAAGTTAGAGAGCTAATACATGTACCTGTCCACTGGTTTGAGCAGAGACAGCCCATCTTTAAGGTTGCTACAATTCACATACACATCTCAATAGGGAAATCTGATCCTTATGCTTTTTGTTCTAATTTCATATATTTGGAACAAATAAATCTTTTTGTAAATCTGTAACAAAAGGAATTTGATGTACCTTTGAGTGCCTTTATAAATAATCCTACAGCTGTAACACCACAATCAAGCAAATGGACTTCAAAGCTGTACTTTGAAGCCTGCCTCTGGAAAGGGTTTCCTAGGGCAAATATTATTGGGGCTGCTTCACTGCAGTGGTACTAAGTGcctagtttcaagtgattctttcctGGCTAGCTGGTTTCCTATGTGGGCTGCTACTGGGCACACTCCAAGACATTACTTAATCACATCTGTGGGAACATTACTTAAACAGTACATGTCCCAGCTGTGGCTAATCTGTTGAATTCTTCTGAGATGCAAAATGCATTCTTAGGACAGCATTAAAATAAGCATATTACTCATTAATCATTAAAAGCCACTGGGCTTGAGATCATCAAAAGAATAttgcttaaaataagaaaaaagtattattattattattattttttgagaccgagttttgctcttgttacccaggctggagtgcaatctcggctcactgcaacatccgcctcctgggttcaggcaattctcctgcctcagcctcctgagtagctgggattacacacacgccaccatgcccagctaattttttgtatttttagtagagatggggtttccccatgttgaccaggatggtctcgatctcttgacctcgtgatccacccgcctcggcctcccaaagtgctgggattacaggcgtgagccaccgcgcccggcctcttttgaGCAGCATTCAAAGCAAGAAATATCGCCTTCAAATCTTCTGCAATGTTTTACATTGCAATTTGCAACATGCCAGACTTTGGAATAACTTGTCCAGTCAACGGATCCCTCCCTATGGAGGCACTTGGCTTTATTTAGTTTTATAGCATCCTTTTCATCACCCATGCAGGAACAACTATAAGTGCATGTCCTTTTGCTAGTTATTTTGCCAGAGACATCCCTCAACATAAAGAGTTAATTCCACCTATAAGATGTGTCCATTTTGCTTAGTCATGTTTTCCTTTCACTTGAGTGCATGGGCAGATGCAATGGGTTGGATATGACAAGATGCCAGGAAAAGCCCTGATCTGGAAGCAGGAGATCAAACCCAGGTTCCCTCAGTTGTTAGCAGTGTGATTACAGGCGAGTCATCTAATGTCTTAGGTAATCAGTTCGCCTTTTGCTCTGACTCCCACGTTTGTTGTGGAGAAACGACATAATTCCCTCGAAAACACCTGGGAAGGGTTTTTTGAGGGAAGAGGGCACTATGTGATTGAGAGGAATAACAATATACAATTCTATCAGAGACTTTCTCTCCCTACCTGCTCATGCAGCTGGCTGAGAGTCATTCTCTTCTTCATCTATCAGGAAGCATATGACAATCCAAACCAAAAAGGACTATCGTTGGGTGCAGTGGACAATTAATCCATGAGCGACTACAAAGGTACCTACCCTAGCTGAATATGGATACAAAACTAGGATATATTTGAAGTTACCATAAAATAACTATTCTAAAATCAGAGAATTTGCATTCTGCTGAAGAGTTAATTGTGAGAGGGACCAGGGCGGAGGGGCTGGAGAAGATAAAGGAGAAAGGTGGGTAGAACATTTATTCAAGTTGgaggaaaatgaggcaggaaGACGATGGAAGGGGACCTGGTGGAGTTAACTGTTGTCTTTGTACTAGGAAGCTGGCCGCCGAATCCGATGTTGAAGGGCCCGTAACATAAGACAATTACAACAACTACAATCAATAACGAAAACAGAAATGAGGGCAGCAAGATCAAGTGACTAGGCCAGATCATACATACGGTAAAGAGCAGAGGTGGGATCCTTGTTGGACCCAAAGACCATCTTCTTAGCAACTACAAACCCTGCTCTTAGTGTAATCACTGGTAGAGGTCAAGGTTATCTACAGCAGGATCTTACAAATGAGGTTACTGAACCTGTGTGTGGCACTACCATCTTATACCATGTTAGACCTACAAGAACCCACCATTCAGGTGGTTGGATGCTGACCAATACTGCACAGCCTTCCTACTGGATGGCAGTTCTATAGGATACTATACACTCTGTAGGCAGATATGATTAAAAAGACCAGAGAATAGTTCTTTCAATGCTGGGCTTCCCTGAGCTACACAGATGACTTTTTGTTGCCACCACTATTTCCAGGACTTGTTCTGGAGCATCTCTTTTGGGCTTGTGGTTGGCCTGCAGATGGTGATTACAGATATTCCCCATAATAGAAACAATATACTAGGTTAGAAGTGACAGCTGGGAGGACTATGTATGTCCACATGAACACTTTATATGACCCAGAAAACACCAAATTTAATCTACACAAGGATTCTCATCATGGAAGAACTATGTATACATAGCCTggaagaatggaaataaaaataattcatgtggTTAGGTGCAAAATCACAGATGACTGATTCAATGAAAACTTGATGTAACTTTTGTCATAATGTTGTCAGTGTAACAGAGCATACTGTTTTTGGAgagattctcccatcttggccagggATACCCAGCCAGTGGCGGCCACAGACAAGAAGCCATTCACACCACATCACGTATGTGAAATCTTGTGCTTCCGTTCCAGGTTCCAAGATGCATGCTACTATGCAAATGCCGGGTAGACCTAAATATACTTACTCTTGCAACAATGCTTGCGGGGGGGACACTGAGTTCATTAAGGGGGGTGACATTTCTTCAGGATAATAATCTGTCCTCTGTGGTTCGATCCCaggttctattttaatttttttctgtgatatcGGCTTCTCATATGATTCAATTACAggtactaaaaaacaaaaatagaaaagtcacTCCATGTACAATTTACCAATTTCAGCTTATAAAGGTTTACTGCACAGCTCCTATCTACTATACAGATATGAGAAATGTATTTGCCTGTGGCAGAATTATAGCAGGAACAAATCTGTGGGAGATTCTTGCTTCTCTTGACCATCATTTTGCCGGTAAGCAGCAAATACAGGGACCTGGATTCTAAGACACCAGCCCTGAAATGATtctttcttacaattctggatTATTTCCTTTTAAGACTATAGTCTTGTCTATGACCAGTTAGTAAACAAGGTGGCTGTTGATTGGCATTAGTTTTCACCACAATCAAAAAGTGTTTATTAAATGCCTTTGTACCTAGAACCACGTTGGGATTCAATAAAGCAACCTAAAGTCAAGGTTCTTTCTATCCCCAGGTTGACTATTACACAGTGAAAGTAATCATGTCATGGTATCAAACAGACAAGCCTGATTCTTGGGATCTCTTCCAGTATCAAcactttaggggaaaaaaaggaaaaatgaaatgccTTAGGCAGATGAGTATTTCCTTTGAAGAGTTCAACAGCCCTTGCCCCGTGCTTCCTCACCCAGCCCGTCTGGTGAGGCGCCAGTACACTAGTAGGCAAGTGCAGCGGCATGGAGCAGAGGCGGAATTTACCTTGCATGCTACtgctggaattttccatttcttctgacAAGGAGACCATGAGAGGCTGTTGGAGGTGACTTGTGTACATAAAGGGGACGGGCTGCACCACCACTGGCTGGATGACGGGCAGGATGCCTGGGCTCCGTATTCCGTGGCGCGAGAGGGCAGCTGCCATCACTGGCGGCATGGACAGTGGCACGCCGAAGGGCTGCACTGGAGAAGGGGGTGAGTATTTTTTTATTGGTGGGCTAGAAGAAGGCATGCTCAATCCAGGCGAGGCTCTCCGGTGTGAGGACGGGAACTTCAGAGAGGAGGGCGAATTCCCAGCCGACGAAGGGGGTGAACTCCGCTTGTTCACCGTGAGGTCCACTGGCTCCATCTGTATTCCGTGCGACAGGCCTTCTGGGGTCTGAAAGAACTTATCAGGCAAAGGTGTAGAGTAGATGACCCCATACTTGTTGGGCTTCATGGATTCCATGTAATTAGATGGGTATGACTATAGGAAACGAAAAGGAAAACAACGTGTCAACAGCCAAATAAGTGCATTTTACTTGAAACATGAATTAAGACAAAAACATGCTAACAAGGCACTTAACAATCCCATGGGCTTTACAAAGTGGTTTAGATTTCGATATACACTTGACCTTAAAAAAATGCTCTCGGAGAAGTGGTCTCAACAACATTAAAAATACTAccagagctgggcgtggtggctcatgcctgtaatcccaacactttgggaggctgaggtgggcagatcacctgagattggaagttcgagaccagcctgaccaacatggtggaacaccgtctctactaaaaacacaaaaattagctgggtgtagtggcagctGCCTacaaccccagctatttgggaggctcaggcagagaatcacttgaacctgagaggcggaggttgcggtgagccgagatcacgccattgcactccggcctggatgacaaaacaaacaaacaaacaaaccccaaaaaacaaagaacaaagaaaatgctACGAGAGGCAGTCTCATCAACATTAAAACTAAGATCAAGGTGGCCACTACTGCAcatgaaaaatctgaaatttaacCCCAAGATGATTCCTGTGTCAAACATTAAGGCTGATACCTGGCAAAATTTTAAGACAGGCGCTAGCACAGGCATGGGGGCCATTATCATTAGGAGTCAGAGCTGGGGTTCACCAAGAACCAGCCAAGCCAAACCAACCTGTTGCTTTTCTGGTGGGGTTTCTTGATAAGCAGGAAATGCTCTCTAGCTTTAGTCTCTAACTTCAGCAGGACAGTGATTTCTCAGGATAAGTAGTCTTTAACTTCAGCAGGATATTGATTGCTCATCATACTTGTATATAATAAGGAAGAATGGGGCTGCATAACAGACCGTATCTTTCTTTTGAAGGGCTTCAGCGGCTGAACAATCCATGCCTAGAATTGGCCAACAATCCTAGTCGGCCTTAACTGTCCTGCTTTCAGCACTGAAAGTCCCACATCCCATGAAACTCTACAGTCTCAGGCAAACCAGGAGGGGGTCAGTCACCATACACACCTCTGTCCTGAAGGCCACCCTCACTGGGGCAATTATGTCCTTGGCCCTAACTTGCTCAATGTTCTTATTCAGAATCTGAATGAAGCTGTAGACTTGAATGCCAAGTCTGTGGGTGACACAGAACTGTAAGAAACAGCTAACGTGCTATGACTTGAATAAGGAAATGTGGTGGTCAGGGTCATTCACACAAGCTGAGGCCCCGTGTTCTCTCCTCTACACACTGCTACCCATTCATCAAATGAGGCTGGGGGACAAACAAGGGAGAGAAGAGACAAGAGTCTGTTTCCTTCCCAAGATCTGATACACAACGGACCTCATTTATCTTCAAAcacctttctcttttaaaataccacaATAACCTAACTTTCATCTGCCATCTTTAAATACAAACCAATCATAATAATTTCACACTATGGGCACTATCCTTGACTATGGAGTTCACCTAAATTACTTCTATTCCTTAACTAACATTTTGTTGtaaattttctttgtagaatgcaacatattttgatttttaaaaaaattaaacaagacaAACCAACTTCTTCGCTCGGCATTTTAGGGAAACTGAAATTTTGCATGTCAAGCCTGCTTACCTGCAGAAAATTCTTTGTACTTGAATGGCTGACATTGACATTGATAAACAACATATGGTGCTTCTCTTCCAGCTCTAAAATCCTAGGTGTTTGTGATTTAGAGGCAATGCTAACTCGGGATGCAACAAAGAAACCCCCTCAATGGCACCTTAAAATTAAACCACCTAAATGTGCTATTCATTTCTGGGCCTCCTAAGCCCCTGTAGGGGCCACTATTGTGAGTTATGATTGTGGGACAGCAGTGGTTCTGACAGGGATTCCTACTGAGATCACCCCCTTTCCTCTCTGGGCTTGGTCTGGGTGAATCCCCAGCTGGTCATACATCAGAATCATCTGTGTTTTGAAAATTCCAGATGCCCAGTCCCTGCTCCAGGCCTGTAGAGTGGCACGCTATTGAGGAGGAACAGTGAAACTTCCTATCACATCACTgggtttatttttatgtgtttatctcATGGTTAAGATCATGCTTTGTtatcttctgttctttctttctttgtccagACTGTTATAATCTGTGTAACTTCTTAGAACAGGGATTCCTGCAGCCTGCATCGTGCTGCACATCACTTGGGGCGTACCTGAGATGCTTTTAGGTGGGGTACACGACGAGCGTACCCTAAGTTAAATTGTTATGTGTTTATTTGTGTATGTCAGCAAAAACTGTTACATGTATATTTTGTAGGAGCAGCACCAAGTTTGCCTTTAAATTTATTATGTGAAAAAGCAATTCT from Callithrix jacchus isolate 240 chromosome 3, calJac240_pri, whole genome shotgun sequence includes:
- the KLF3 gene encoding Krueppel-like factor 3 isoform X2 → MLMFDPVPVKQEAMDPVSVSYPSNYMESMKPNKYGVIYSTPLPDKFFQTPEGLSHGIQMEPVDLTVNKRSSPPSSAGNSPSSLKFPSSHRRASPGLSMPSSSPPIKKYSPPSPVQPFGVPLSMPPVMAAALSRHGIRSPGILPVIQPVVVQPVPFMYTSHLQQPLMVSLSEEMENSSSSMQVPVIESYEKPISQKKIKIEPGIEPQRTDYYPEEMSPPLMNSVSPPQALLQENHPSVIVQPGKRPLPVESPDTQRKRRIHRCDYDGCNKVYTKSSHLKAHRRTHTGEKPYKCTWEGCTWKFARSDELTRHFRKHTGIKPFQCPDCDRSFSRSDHLALHRKRHMLV
- the KLF3 gene encoding Krueppel-like factor 3 isoform X1 — its product is MKISKNFQAIHQSTLEGLTKRMLMFDPVPVKQEAMDPVSVSYPSNYMESMKPNKYGVIYSTPLPDKFFQTPEGLSHGIQMEPVDLTVNKRSSPPSSAGNSPSSLKFPSSHRRASPGLSMPSSSPPIKKYSPPSPVQPFGVPLSMPPVMAAALSRHGIRSPGILPVIQPVVVQPVPFMYTSHLQQPLMVSLSEEMENSSSSMQVPVIESYEKPISQKKIKIEPGIEPQRTDYYPEEMSPPLMNSVSPPQALLQENHPSVIVQPGKRPLPVESPDTQRKRRIHRCDYDGCNKVYTKSSHLKAHRRTHTGEKPYKCTWEGCTWKFARSDELTRHFRKHTGIKPFQCPDCDRSFSRSDHLALHRKRHMLV